The nucleotide sequence GATGCCGTCGCGGGTTGGACCAAATACGAGATGCTGCTCCTGCTCGGCACCTCCATGCTCATCCAGCGCCTGCTCATGGGACTGTTTTGGAGCAACCTCTTCGAGATGGGCCGCAACGTGCGCTCCGGCCACTTCGACTTCTTCCTGGCCCAGCCCGGCAACATGCTGTTCATGGTTTCGACCCGGAAAATCGATCTCGACAGCCTGCTCAATGTTTTCGTGGCGCTCGCCGTCGTCGTCTACGCGGTCGGCAAGCTGCAACTGGAGCCCTCACTGGCGGACATGCTGACCTACGCCTTGTTCGTCGGCTGCGGCGTGGGCATCAGTTTTGCCATGTTGCTGCTCATCGCCTCGGTCAGTTTCTGGACGATCGGCAGCCAGGGTGTCGAAGGCGGTTACTTCACGCTCTATGAGTTTTCCCGCCTGCCGCGGGCCGCGTTTTCCGGCGTCGCCAAAGTCGCCTTCGTTTGGGTGCTGCCCACCGTCGTCGTCACCAATGCGCCGGCCCACACCTTGATCCACGGACTTTCCGGCACCTACACGGCGTGGTTGCTGGCGGCCACGACGGCGTGGCTCGCCATCGCCATCGGGGTGTTTCAACGCGGTCTCAAGCGCTATTCCAGTGCGTCGTCGTGAGGGACGCGGTGACGTTGAATCTTTACGCCTCCGCTTCGGCGCGCTCCGATAACTGACCCCGTATGTCCGCCTCGATCGAGCACCTTCAACAACGCATCGGATACCAGTTTCGCGATCCCTCGTTGCTTACTCTCGCCCTCACCCATCCGTCGTGGCTGCAGGATCACCCCGAAGCGTCCGACAACAACCAGCGGCTCGAATTTCTCGGCGATGCCGTGCTGCAGCTGATTCTGACCGAAGCGCTTTATGCGCTTTATCCGTCCGACCGTGAGGGCGCTCTGAGCAAACGTCGCGCCGCGCTGTCCAAAGGTAATTACCTGGCGCTGCTGGCAGGCGAGATCGACCTCGCACCGCACCTCTTGCTCGCGACCAGCGAAGAACAAACCGGCGGACGCCACCGGGCCGCCGCCTTGGAAGATGCCTTCGAATCACTCCTGGGCGCGATCTATGCCGACAGCGGCTATGAGTCGGCGCGCGACATCATCCTGAAACTCTACGGCGATCTGGCCCGCCGTCTCAGCCAGGTTATTCCCAGCGAAAACCCCAAGGGGCGTCTCCAGGAACGTATTCAACCCCTCCACGGCAACAACGCGCTGCGTTACGAGGTCGACCACATCGCGGGCGAGGACCATGCCCGCGAATACGAGGCGCGGGTGTATTTGCAGGACACCTTCATGGGC is from Synoicihabitans lomoniglobus and encodes:
- a CDS encoding ABC transporter permease — its product is MIHYLRIWLASVRYSIVRSMMFRGDFIMWALVELFWMAVSIASIAVIYQHTDAVAGWTKYEMLLLLGTSMLIQRLLMGLFWSNLFEMGRNVRSGHFDFFLAQPGNMLFMVSTRKIDLDSLLNVFVALAVVVYAVGKLQLEPSLADMLTYALFVGCGVGISFAMLLLIASVSFWTIGSQGVEGGYFTLYEFSRLPRAAFSGVAKVAFVWVLPTVVVTNAPAHTLIHGLSGTYTAWLLAATTAWLAIAIGVFQRGLKRYSSASS
- the rnc gene encoding ribonuclease III translates to MSASIEHLQQRIGYQFRDPSLLTLALTHPSWLQDHPEASDNNQRLEFLGDAVLQLILTEALYALYPSDREGALSKRRAALSKGNYLALLAGEIDLAPHLLLATSEEQTGGRHRAAALEDAFESLLGAIYADSGYESARDIILKLYGDLARRLSQVIPSENPKGRLQERIQPLHGNNALRYEVDHIAGEDHAREYEARVYLQDTFMGSGRGTSKKAAEEAAAQAALDSDLLPDSGN